In Paenibacillus sp. FSL M7-0420, a single genomic region encodes these proteins:
- a CDS encoding ABC transporter permease — MKTSNNRFIARMIRHRYLYLMVLPGFLTLLIFHYFPMYGILIAFKDFNASKGIWGSEWVGFKYFLSFFNDPMAFRVLKNTLLLGLYTLFWSFPAPIILALLFNELRNKRFKKMVQTVSYFPHFISVVIVAGMLKEFTARDGLFNNIVAFFGGEPVMFLLESDFFRSIFISSGIWQGVGFGTIIYLAALSGIDPTLYDVAEVDGAGRWKKVVHITWPSLKPTTIILLIFAVGGVLGSDFQKIILLYSPETYEVADVIGSYVYRQGILGAQYEYTTAIGMFMSLISFIVLYLTNWISRKVSETSLF, encoded by the coding sequence GTGAAGACAAGTAATAACAGGTTCATAGCCAGAATGATCAGGCACCGCTATCTCTACCTTATGGTGCTTCCCGGCTTCCTGACGCTGTTAATTTTTCATTATTTTCCGATGTACGGAATTCTAATCGCTTTCAAGGATTTTAACGCTTCTAAGGGGATATGGGGGAGCGAGTGGGTGGGATTCAAGTATTTCCTTTCTTTTTTTAATGATCCCATGGCGTTTAGAGTGTTGAAGAACACGTTGCTTCTTGGTTTGTATACTTTATTCTGGTCGTTTCCGGCGCCGATTATATTGGCTCTGCTGTTCAATGAACTAAGGAATAAAAGATTTAAGAAGATGGTTCAGACGGTATCTTATTTCCCGCATTTTATTTCCGTCGTCATTGTTGCGGGAATGCTGAAGGAATTTACGGCAAGAGACGGCTTGTTTAATAATATTGTCGCCTTTTTCGGCGGAGAGCCGGTTATGTTTCTTCTGGAGTCGGATTTTTTCCGGTCCATCTTCATTTCCTCCGGTATATGGCAAGGCGTCGGGTTCGGCACGATCATCTACCTTGCCGCATTAAGCGGAATAGATCCAACGCTTTATGATGTGGCTGAAGTAGACGGGGCAGGCCGGTGGAAGAAGGTTGTGCACATTACATGGCCCTCGCTCAAGCCGACCACAATCATTTTGCTGATTTTCGCCGTAGGAGGAGTTCTTGGGAGTGATTTTCAGAAGATCATTCTGCTCTATTCCCCTGAGACATATGAAGTAGCGGATGTCATTGGGTCTTATGTTTATCGTCAAGGTATACTGGGTGCGCAATATGAGTACACCACAGCAATCGGAATGTTTATGTCGCTTATTTCCTTTATTGTTCTTTACTTGACCAATTGGATTAGCCGCAAAGTGTCAGAGACAAGTCTGTTCTAG
- a CDS encoding AraC family transcriptional regulator, protein MLKLLAADGIDSEIQAHYRLIASVRETIGLHCHDFFELFLILKGSVVHVINSNRQLLQENTLVFIRDRDVHCYEQTADSDCQFINLSFNREVLDDMIAFLGEGFPSGRLLEPAMPPSALLSKTEKEYVRYRLEQLNLIPQEKKLAIKAEVRAILTDLFSRYITAEAEPFEPAGQPEWLKALCKEVNKKEQFTRGTAALVQLSGKSHAYVCRMFREHLGMSPTQYINELRISYAGNLLLNTDMEIVDISLEIGLENVSYFYDLFKRRHNLTPHRYRQFGKIHR, encoded by the coding sequence ATGTTGAAGCTTCTCGCGGCGGACGGCATTGATTCTGAAATTCAGGCCCATTACCGGCTGATCGCTTCGGTGCGCGAGACGATCGGTTTGCATTGTCATGACTTTTTTGAATTGTTTCTCATTCTGAAGGGAAGCGTTGTGCATGTTATTAACAGCAATCGTCAGTTGTTGCAGGAAAATACGCTCGTGTTCATACGGGACCGGGATGTGCATTGCTATGAGCAGACGGCAGATAGTGATTGCCAGTTCATTAATTTGTCGTTTAACCGGGAGGTTCTGGATGACATGATTGCTTTTTTGGGAGAGGGATTCCCGAGTGGGAGGCTTCTTGAGCCGGCCATGCCGCCGTCGGCTTTGCTGTCCAAAACGGAAAAAGAATATGTGCGGTATCGGCTGGAGCAGCTCAATCTGATCCCGCAGGAGAAGAAGCTGGCTATCAAAGCAGAGGTAAGAGCCATCTTGACCGACCTGTTCTCCCGTTATATCACGGCTGAAGCGGAGCCGTTCGAACCTGCGGGACAGCCGGAATGGTTAAAGGCCCTATGCAAAGAGGTGAATAAGAAAGAACAATTTACGCGGGGAACGGCCGCGCTTGTTCAGCTGTCCGGCAAATCGCATGCTTACGTATGCAGAATGTTCAGGGAGCATCTCGGGATGTCTCCGACCCAATATATCAATGAATTAAGGATTTCCTACGCCGGGAATTTGCTGCTGAATACGGATATGGAAATCGTAGATATCAGTTTGGAGATTGGACTTGAGAATGTTAGCTACTTCTACGACTTGTTTAAACGGAGACATAATCTGACGCCTCATCGGTACCGGCAATTTGGCAAAATTCACAGATAG
- a CDS encoding MTP-1 family protein, with amino-acid sequence MNLLQLRQQFEANKRIYESAKLVFHGVEDFDVYNPTIPFEWNGKRYIYGRLERRQEWARSWVRLFEQSGPDDWTAVPDTMIYQLEDPYISIIHKQLVLGGTHVRYKQGQLDTFYGYFYKGRDIHDLFYFTTGPDYMKDIRLVELQDGRIGVFSRPRGEGIRKEFGSESLVGFTIINSLDDLSPEVIGNAPNIRGLFHEDEWGGCNQAYLLESGKIGVIGHICYAERDISTYMNMAFVLDPQTNQFSGLRIIGTRPCYPEGPAKKPHLTDCTFTAGIEMRPDGKVNLYSGIGDCEVARIVIDYPFEKEGAIVTL; translated from the coding sequence ATGAACTTATTGCAGCTGCGTCAGCAATTTGAAGCAAACAAGCGGATCTATGAAAGCGCTAAGCTTGTCTTCCACGGGGTGGAAGACTTCGATGTCTACAATCCTACGATCCCGTTTGAATGGAACGGCAAGCGCTACATTTATGGACGCCTGGAAAGACGCCAGGAGTGGGCACGGTCTTGGGTTCGCCTGTTCGAGCAGAGCGGTCCGGATGACTGGACAGCCGTGCCGGACACCATGATTTACCAGCTTGAAGACCCTTATATTAGCATCATCCACAAACAACTTGTATTGGGCGGTACACATGTCCGTTATAAGCAGGGGCAGCTTGATACTTTCTACGGGTACTTCTACAAAGGCCGTGATATTCATGATCTCTTCTACTTCACGACCGGTCCGGATTATATGAAAGACATTCGGCTCGTAGAGCTTCAGGATGGCAGAATCGGCGTCTTCTCACGACCACGCGGAGAAGGAATACGCAAGGAATTCGGAAGTGAATCTTTAGTTGGATTCACGATCATCAACAGTCTCGACGACCTGTCTCCGGAGGTTATCGGGAACGCCCCTAACATCCGAGGCCTGTTCCACGAGGATGAGTGGGGGGGCTGCAATCAGGCCTACTTGCTTGAGAGCGGGAAGATCGGCGTCATTGGTCATATCTGTTATGCCGAAAGAGATATATCGACCTATATGAACATGGCTTTCGTATTGGACCCGCAGACGAATCAATTCTCCGGGTTGAGAATCATCGGCACACGTCCATGTTATCCGGAGGGTCCCGCCAAGAAACCGCATCTGACGGACTGCACATTCACCGCCGGCATAGAAATGCGTCCCGACGGCAAGGTCAATCTGTACAGCGGCATCGGCGATTGCGAAGTTGCTCGTATTGTCATCGACTACCCGTTCGAGAAGGAAGGCGCCATTGTTACTCTCTAA
- a CDS encoding LacI family DNA-binding transcriptional regulator, translated as MSKKDLTLPKYQMVKDYVLSQIENQEFTEENRIPSESEFSKLLEVSTITVRKALSELVNEGVIYRVRGKGSFVASQAAVPEKTSNLVAFVISGVELYDSSYMQIMRGIQSFLGKHGCKLIIEFVENDFEQERALVLELIRTELRGLLIYSSDPEAAKGYLGEIRKTAIPFVMLDRSPSGYPVNVVTCNNHDGAYEAVEYLIQQGHRRIGFAAYDYHLSPEIDRYNGYRNAMLNASIPISESLLFLDKDMDHSMLAHLIQSGELTALFCANDKRALEVIEQLTALDIRIPEQVSLIGFDDFESSKFAKVALSTVKQYFDVLGYESAKLLFEITEGSSYGNKKVMLPTSLVIRETTKPFQGNA; from the coding sequence TTGAGCAAGAAGGACTTAACTCTGCCAAAGTACCAGATGGTTAAAGACTATGTCTTATCCCAGATTGAGAATCAGGAATTTACAGAAGAAAACCGGATTCCCAGCGAGTCGGAATTCTCCAAGCTGCTGGAAGTCAGCACTATTACTGTGCGCAAAGCACTGTCAGAGCTGGTAAACGAAGGCGTGATCTACCGTGTCAGGGGTAAGGGGAGCTTCGTCGCCAGTCAAGCGGCCGTCCCGGAAAAGACCTCGAATCTGGTGGCTTTTGTCATTTCCGGCGTCGAACTGTACGATAGCTCGTATATGCAGATCATGAGGGGCATCCAGTCCTTCCTGGGCAAACATGGCTGCAAGCTGATCATTGAATTCGTGGAGAATGATTTCGAGCAGGAGCGTGCACTTGTGCTGGAGCTGATTCGAACAGAACTAAGAGGACTACTCATCTATTCCTCTGATCCCGAAGCAGCAAAGGGCTACCTCGGGGAGATTCGCAAAACAGCAATTCCCTTTGTTATGCTGGATCGCTCGCCTTCCGGCTATCCAGTCAACGTCGTCACTTGTAATAACCACGACGGCGCTTATGAAGCAGTAGAATACTTGATACAGCAAGGTCACCGGCGAATCGGATTTGCAGCTTACGACTATCATCTGAGTCCGGAGATTGACAGATATAACGGTTATCGCAATGCCATGTTGAATGCGTCCATTCCGATATCCGAGTCTCTCTTGTTCCTGGATAAGGACATGGATCACTCTATGCTTGCACACCTGATTCAAAGCGGGGAGCTGACCGCTCTTTTCTGCGCCAACGATAAGCGGGCCCTTGAGGTAATAGAGCAGCTGACCGCACTTGATATCCGTATCCCTGAACAGGTATCCCTGATCGGCTTTGACGATTTCGAGAGCTCCAAGTTCGCCAAGGTCGCCTTGAGCACAGTGAAGCAATATTTCGACGTTCTTGGCTATGAGAGTGCCAAACTGCTGTTCGAAATTACCGAAGGCTCGTCCTATGGCAACAAGAAAGTCATGTTGCCTACTAGCCTGGTTATACGTGAGACCACTAAGCCATTCCAAGGTAATGCTTGA
- a CDS encoding DUF3502 domain-containing protein, translating to MMLFFGFNFNPDPAKTEVASISAIVKEFYPPIMTGAVDPDEYLPKAIAKMKAAGLDKVIAEAQEQFEEWKAM from the coding sequence ATGATGTTATTTTTTGGCTTTAACTTCAACCCGGATCCGGCGAAGACGGAAGTGGCGTCCATCTCGGCGATCGTGAAGGAATTCTATCCACCTATTATGACAGGTGCGGTCGATCCGGATGAATATCTGCCGAAGGCAATAGCTAAGATGAAGGCTGCCGGGCTGGATAAAGTCATTGCAGAAGCACAGGAGCAATTCGAAGAGTGGAAAGCAATGTGA
- a CDS encoding helix-turn-helix domain-containing protein has product MNTIKCRELRLMLRSNLRILMAKHRIDDITELMEKSGLSRNSINKLYRETDLETVKLETLVRLCDTFQCKLSELIEYSPDE; this is encoded by the coding sequence ATAAATACTATTAAGTGTAGGGAGCTACGCCTCATGTTGAGAAGCAACTTAAGAATCCTAATGGCCAAACACCGGATCGACGACATCACCGAGTTGATGGAGAAATCAGGCCTAAGCCGGAATTCGATTAACAAACTGTACCGGGAAACGGACTTGGAGACCGTTAAGCTGGAGACATTGGTTAGGTTATGCGATACGTTCCAGTGTAAGCTGTCGGAGTTGATAGAGTATAGCCCTGATGAATAG
- a CDS encoding phBC6A51 family helix-turn-helix protein, with protein MASKKRKKRSRPPLDERHYLAIELLTTVPTPNLDDIARACTVDRRTLYRWRLRKEFARELRRKMEAKRPRIKRRPLPTTVDGIERLFKDCGFM; from the coding sequence GTGGCATCAAAGAAGCGTAAGAAGCGCAGCCGGCCGCCGCTGGATGAACGCCATTACCTAGCGATCGAGCTACTAACGACGGTGCCTACGCCTAACCTTGACGATATAGCGCGGGCCTGTACGGTAGATAGGCGTACGCTGTACCGATGGCGGCTGCGTAAGGAATTCGCTAGGGAACTACGTAGGAAGATGGAAGCGAAACGTCCACGTATAAAGCGCAGGCCATTACCTACGACCGTTGACGGGATCGAACGTCTGTTTAAAGATTGCGGATTCATGTAG
- a CDS encoding type II toxin-antitoxin system PemK/MazF family toxin: protein MPAPALPSSPTRIKLENTDRGCVHWFNFSSLSVASANTMDLIHPCIIIGKFRPKQDRVIISPITDISNRLTENGVLKYPYHAALPLADNNFLDKDSVVLLDQVFTVPKTDLCEEWYMGKVSNTQMIDEAIFYNFDLFESISNAFKELLSQYKGDYMKDFTRK from the coding sequence ATGCCAGCTCCCGCATTACCATCTTCGCCAACTCGAATTAAGCTCGAAAACACAGATCGTGGTTGTGTTCATTGGTTCAACTTTAGTAGTTTAAGCGTTGCTTCGGCAAACACAATGGATTTGATACATCCCTGTATAATAATTGGGAAGTTCAGACCAAAACAAGATAGAGTGATCATTTCTCCGATTACAGACATATCTAACCGACTTACGGAGAACGGAGTATTAAAATACCCTTATCACGCAGCACTACCATTGGCTGATAATAATTTTTTAGACAAAGATAGTGTAGTGCTGCTAGATCAGGTGTTTACTGTACCCAAAACGGATCTCTGTGAAGAATGGTATATGGGTAAAGTTTCTAATACTCAAATGATTGACGAGGCAATTTTTTATAATTTTGATTTGTTCGAATCAATCTCAAATGCATTCAAGGAACTCCTTTCCCAATATAAAGGCGATTATATGAAAGACTTCACGAGGAAATAG
- a CDS encoding helix-turn-helix domain-containing protein yields MKERGLEQKDIVEITGISRNAVKALALDANNRIDFPTLDKLCRKLGVTPGELIEYIDEEDRAE; encoded by the coding sequence ATGAAGGAACGCGGGTTAGAGCAAAAGGATATAGTCGAGATTACAGGGATAAGCAGAAACGCAGTCAAGGCGCTCGCTTTGGATGCAAATAATCGGATCGACTTTCCAACGCTAGACAAACTTTGCCGCAAGCTCGGAGTTACACCGGGGGAGCTAATCGAATACATAGACGAAGAGGACCGCGCCGAATAA